The Mesorhizobium sp. AR10 genome includes the window GCGCCTCGTCCAGCGCCATGGCGACGGTGACGCCCTTGCCAGCGGCCAGACCATCGGCCTTGATGACGATCGGCGCGCCCATTTTCTCGACATAGGCCCTGGCCGACGCCAGATCGCCGAAGCGGCCATAGGAGGCGGTCGGAATATGGTATTTCGCGCAGAGGTCCTTGGTGAAACCCTTAGAGCCTTCCAGCCGCGCCGCTGCTTTGGACGGACCGAAGACGCGAATGTTTTGGGCGCGGAGGTCGTCGGCGATGCCGGCGACCAGCGGCCCTTCCGGTCCGACCACGACAAGGTCGATTGCCTTGTCCTTGCAGAAAGCGGCAACGGCGGCATGGTCGGCAATGTCGAGCGTCACCAGTTCGGCTTCGCGGCCAATGCCCGGATTGCCCGGTGCGGCATAAAGCTTCGTCAACAGCGGCGACGCGGCGATCTTCCAGGCCAGGGCATGTTCGCGGCCGCCGGAGCCGATCAACAAAACGCGCATGCCAACATCCCTTGCCGTTCCAAGACACGGACTGCGCTATTGCGCCCCGGGCGACGGGTCAAGACATTTGGGAGCCCTGAGACCAATTGCGCACGGGAACGTTGGGCATCAACGTCGCCGACGCGCAAACTTGCCGGCTGCGATCAGCTCTGGAAGACAACCGGGAACCAGTCCTCGCGCAATTTCTGCCCCGGCTTCATGTCGTGGCCGGGATAGGGCGGAGAGGTGCGGCCGGGACGTTCGACATAGCGCGCATCGTCGCCGACCCAGCGTAGCGACAGGGCTCGGCGCCGTGCCGCTGTCAAATTGCCGCGCGCGCCATGCGCCGTCCTGAAGTCGAACAGTATGGCGTCGCCCGGTTCCATCTCCCATTCGAGGACCTTCATGGTCGGATCGTTGTCGGGATCGGGCACCGGCAGATAGTCGCCTTCGCCGGCATAGAAATTGCTGTCGTCGAGCCAACGCACCGGCAGGATCATCTTGTCCCATTTGTGCGAGCCGGCGATCACCCGCAACGTCGCCTCCTTCACCGGATCGATCGGAATCCAGAAGCTCACGGTCTGCTTCCCGTCGACAAAGTAATAGGGGATGTCCTGATGCCAGGGCGTCGGCTTCTGGGTACCGGGCTCCTTGACCAGCACGTGATCGTGAAAGAACTGCGCGGTGCGCGACTGCATCACCGCCGCCGCCAGTTCGGCTGCCGGCGACTCCCGCACCACTCTCGCGAATTCGGGGATGCGCTCCCAGTTGCAATAGTCGTCGAAGAAACTGCCACGGCCATTGGCAATGTCCGACGCGGTGGCGCTGCGATTCTGGATGTTGCGCTCGATGCCGGCGGCGATCGTGTCGACCCAGCCCTTGAAGGCGCCGCGGATGCAAACCGCCCCGTCACGCTGATAGTCGGCAATTGTCTCGGCGTCGATCTGGTGGGCAGCCATCGGGTTATTTCTCCAAAGGAATAACCGACTATCGCAGGCACCTTACATCAGGTAAAATAATAACTTTCCATGCATCACATAGAAACAGACTATGAACTTGACCCTCGCACAATTGCGATATCTGGTCGCCGTCGCCCGTCACGGCAGCGTCACCGCGGCAGCCAGAACGCTGAACGTCTCGCAGCCATCGATCTCCGTGGCCATAGACAATGTCGAGAAGACTTTCGGCCAGAAGCTGTTCGTGCGCCAGCGCGGCAGCGGCATTTCGCTGACATCGTTCGGGCGTGTCGCGGTGGCGAAGGCGAAACAGGTTCTGGCCGAGGCGGACGAACTGGCGGGGCTCGGATCGCGAGACGCGGCTGTCGCCGGTGAGCTGGTGCTTGGATGTTTCGAGGATCTCGCGCCCTATTTCGCGCCGGCTCTCATCCGCGCCTTCTCGGAGCGCTGCCCGGGCGTCGAGATCGTCGTTGGCGACGAGACGTTGGAGACGCTGGGGCGGCGGTTGAGCGACGGCGCCATCGATCTCGGCCTCACCTACGATCTCGGCCTGCCGACGCATTTCGCCCGTGTCCTGCTGCATGAGCTGCGGCCGCATGCGCTGCTGCCGGCCGGCCATGCGCTGGCAGATCGGCCTGCGGTCAGCCTGGCAGACATGGCGGCCTATCCGCTGATCACCACCGACCAGCCGCACAGCTGGCAGCATATGCTCGACCTGTTTCGCAGCCGCGGCCTTTCACCGGTGGCTGACTCCAGGACAAGTTCGTTCGAGCTGCAACGCAGCATGGTCGCCAATGGCTTCGGCGTCGCGGTCAGCTACACCAGGCCGCATGGCGACCGCAGCTATGACGGCCTGCCGCTGATCTGCAAACCGCTCTCCGATCGGCTTCCCATGCAGCGGATCATTCTCACCCATGACACGCGCCAACGTCTGTCGAATGCGGCGCTGGCCTTCATCGACGTGGCGAAGGATTGGTTCTCCGCCCACGACGTTTTCACTGCATAATATGGGCGCAAGTGGGTTGGTTTGACGCTTGACGGCTTTCGCCGCTGCTGCCACTCCAGCACGATGGAAACCGTGCAATCGAAAGCAGCCCAGGGCCGTGTCGCCGACGCGCCGAGCGGCCACTGGGTCTACCGCGTTCTGCCGCGCCGGCTGTGGCCCTATGCTCAGCTTGCCCGATGGGACCGGCCGATCGGCTGGCAGTTGCTGTTGTGGCCCTGCTGGTGGTCGGCAGCTCTTGCCGCAAGTGCCTATCCCCGACCCAGTGACCCGCTGCTCTCGCTGCTGCCGGCGCCATGGTATCTCCTGCTGTTCCTGATCGGCGCCATCGCCATGCGCGGCGCCGGCTGCACCTACAACGACCTGGTCGACGAAGACATCGACAACCAGGTCGAGCGCACGCGCTCACGGCCGCTGCCGGCTGGAAAGGTCACGCGCCGGCAGGCCTGGGTGTTCCTCGTCATCCAGGCCCTGGTCGGCTTGGTGGTGCTGTTGCAGTTCAACAGCTTCGCCATCCCGCTCGGCATCTGTTCGCTCGTCATCGTCGCCATCTATCCGTTCATGAAGCGGTTCACCAACTGGCCGCAGTTCGTGCTCGGCCTCGCCTTTTCCTGGGGTGCGTTGATGGGATGGGCGGTGGAGTTCGGCGATCTCGATGGCCCCGCCATCATGCTCTATATCGGCTCGATCCTGTGGGTGATCGGTTACGACACGATCTATGCGCATCAGGACAAGGAAGACGACGCCATCGTCGGCGTGCGCTCGACCGCGCGCCTGTTCGGCGACAACACCAAGGCCTGGCTCGTCGGGCTCTATGGCGGGGCGCTGATCTGCTTTGCCATCGCCTTCGCCTCGGCGCAGGCGCCAGCGCCGGCGCTGGCGGGTCTGGTCGCCGCCGGCGCCCATATGGCGCGGCAGATAGCAAGGCTGGATATCGACGATCCGGACCAGTGCCTGCGGCTGTTCAAATCGAACAACCAGGTCGGCTGGCTGATCTTCCTCGGCCTGATCGGCGGCGCGCTGTGGGTGGCGGTGAAGCCGCTGGTGTAGCGGCTTTTTCCTTCTCCCTTGTTGGAGAAGGGAGAGTGCTCAGCCTACTCGCGCGAAATGATCTCGTGGCCGTCGACGACCAGCCGGAGGCCGAGGTCGCCGGCGCGGCGGCGGGCGAGGAAACGCGGACGGCGCGTGGTCGAAGCGCGGCCCTTGCGGCGATCCTTGGCCGGCAGCGCCTTGATGGCGGCGCCGAGCGATTCCTCCAGCGTGCGGGCAATGCCGTCGGCTTCGATCAGCAACATCTGCAGACGATAGGCATCGGCCCAGGCGCGCCAGTCGGCGGCGACATCGTCGAGATCGTCGGCCACCAGCAACGGCACCGACAGCATCGGGTCGTTGTGCAGAAGCTCAAGGGTCACTGTGACATTGCCATCCGGGTCCTCCATCGCGCGGGCGGCGACGCCGCGAAACGCGTTAGCGGGCAGAGCGATGATCGCCGGCACGCCGCTCATCTCGAGCGTGCGGCGGATGACGGCGCCACGCTGGTCGATGGTGAAGGTAACGTCGCCATAGTCGTCGCGCGTGGCATAGGTCACCACTTGCGGCAGGCGGAATGGGTCGAGGCGCATGTTGCGTCCCGCCCAGACTGGCTTCAGTCCGGTGTTCATTTAATGCCTTCCTGTATCTCCTGAGAGCCGTTTTTGCGGTTCTCTCCGGGCCGGTTTTTCCTGCCTCGTTGTGTGGAGAATATTAGCGCGGGCTTCTTACCGCCGCGCTTAAGAAAGTCAGTTAAATTTTGCTGATCTCAGGGGATGGTTATCGGAATGCGACCAGGCACAAGATCTTGAAAGGATCAGATAACCTTACCGGGATTCATGATCCCGGCCGGATCGAAAGCCGCCTTCACCCTGCGCATCAGATCGATCGCCATCGGCGGCGCCGTCGCGATCAGTTCGTCGCGCTTCAACTGGCCGATGCCGTGCTCGGCCGAGATCGAACCTTGAAGGGAGCGCACGACATCGTGCACGGCCTTGTTCATGGCGTGATAGAGGCCGAGAAACGCCTCGTCATCGCCGTCGACCGGCCGGGAAATGTTATAGTGGAGGTTGCCGTCGCCCATGTGGCCAAAGCAGACCACGCGCGCGCCGGGACTGACCGAGGCAACGGCGTCCGCTGCCTTTTCGATGAACTGCGGGATGGACGCTACCGGCACCGAGATGTCGTGCTTGATCGAGGCGCCTTCCGGCTTCTGTGCTTCGGGCAGCACCTCGCGGAAATTCCAGAAGGCGTCGCCCTGGGAAAGGCTTGCCGCGATCACCGCATCGCCGACGATGCCCTGTTCGAGACCGGCTGACAGCACATCCTCGATCAACCCATTGGCATCCTCGGCCGAGCGGCCGGAGGAAACCTGCATCAGCACGTACCACGGCCAGTCCTCGGCGAGCGGCCTGGTAACGCCTTGCGCGTGCAGAAGCGTGAAGTCATAGGGTCTGCGGCCAATCAGCTCGAAAGCGGTCAGCGCTGCGCCGGCGCGATCCATGGCAAGGCTGAACAGGGACAGCGCCGCTTCCGGCGACGACAGGCCGGCAAAGGCCACCTCGCGTCCCTTGGGCTTCGGGAAAAGCTTGAGCACCGCGGCGGTGATGATGCCGAGCGTGCCCTCGGCGCCGACGAACAGGTTCTTCAAATCGTAGCCGGTGTTGTCCTTCTTCAATTTGCGCAGATCGTCGAACACCTCGCCGGTCGGCAGCACCACCTCGACGCCGAGGCAGAGTTCGCGCGCATTGCCATAGGCGAGCACGCCGGTGCCGCCAGCATTGGAAGAGAGGTTGCCACCAATCTGGCAGGACCCTTGTGCGGCAAGCGACAGTGGAAACAGCCGGTCGGCGGCATCGGCCGCTTCCTGCAGCGTCTGCAGGATGACGCCGGCCTCGACGGTCACCGTATTGGACAGGACGTCGATCTCGCGGATGCGATTGAGCCGCGACAGCGACAGCACGATCTCGCGGCCGGATGTGTCAGGCACCTGCGCGCCGACCAGACCGGTGTTGCCGCTTTGCGGCACGATTGGCGTTCCCGTCTCGGTCGCCAGCCGCATGATGCGGCTGACCTCGTCGACGCTGCCGGGCCTCAGCACCAGCGGCGTTCGGCCATGCCACAGCCCGCGCCGCTCGGTGAGGTAGGGCGCGATATCCTGCTGGTCGCGGAGCGCATATTTGTTGCCGACGATGGCTGCGAAGCGGTCGACGAGGGCGGGGGCGAGGTCTCTGGAAATATCGGTCATGGGTGAAAGCTATGTCTCGGATGCAATCTTGTCACGAGGGGCAGCAGCCCGCGAAAGCCGGTCGTTGATCGCTTCACCCAGCCCGTCGAACGGGATTGGTTCGACGGCAATGGTTGTCACGCCGCTGCGGTCGAGGTCCTGCAAATGGGCGAAGAGATTGGCCGCCGCCTCACGCAGGTCGCCGGTCTGAGACAGGTTGCGCAGGACGGCAGCGCCTTGCCAGCCTTCGGCACGGCGGCCGCCGAAGGCCAACAGGGCTTCGCCCTTGGCGATTCTCCCGGCATTGAGCCGCACCGCGGCACCCGGCGCATAGTGCGAGGCGAGCATACCGGGTGCCTCGATGCCCGCTGCCGCGCCGCGCAGCAGCTTCATGCCGACCGCGGCCTCGATCTCCTCGGCGGCAATGCCGCCGGGCCGCAGCAGCCGCACCGTTTCGCCTTCGACCTTGACAATGGTCGATTCCAGTCCGACCGGCGTTGCGCCGCCATCGACCACCAGCCTGATCCTGGCACCGAGATCGGCGGCCACTGCCTCAGCCGTCGTGGCGCTGATCTTTCCAGAGGAATTGGCGCTGGGTGCCGCCAGCGGCCGGCCAAGCCTGGCGATCAGGTCGCCGCCAAATCCCCTGGGCATGCGCAGCGCGATCGTATCCAGACCGGCGGTGACCAACGGATGAATGCCGCTACCCGGCCGCTGCGGCAGCACCAGCGTCAGCGGCCCCGGCCAGAATGCTTGCGCCAGCCGTTTCGACAGGGGATCGAACAGCGCAATGCGTTCGGCCATCGCCAGATCGGCGACATGGGCGATCAGCGGGTTGAAGTGCGGGCGGCCCTTGGCCTCGAAAATGCGGGCCACGCCGACGCCATTGGTTGCATCGCCAGCCAGCCCGTAGACGGTTTCCGTCGGGATGGCGACGACGTCACCACCTTCAAGCAGCGCCAGTGCCCGCTCCATCGCCTCGCCGACGGCAACAATCTCAGCCACTCTCATCACCTCATAGATGCTGGGTGCGTAGTACGGTGAGGTTCACGGGGCAAGTCCGGGCGTTGGCGAATTATCAATCCCTAAAATGCTATGTTTCCTCGCAAGGTGGCATCAATTCCCGAACGCTATGGTGCCAGCTTCATGGGCAAAGGGTTTATCATGGTGTCGATGCGTATGGTTGGAGCGCTTGGTTTGACCCTAGCGGCGATGACCGGTGGAGCACAGGCCTCGTCCATCGTTATTCTCGGCGCATCGACGACAACGCCATCCGTCGTCACGCTCGGCACGCCCGAACCGATGAAGATCGCTGCCTCCACCACGCCATCGATCGTGGCGCTTGGCGACCCGGTGCCCGATGTCACCTATGAAAACGTCGCGGCGATCCCGGACAAGCCGAAGTCCAGTCGTGGCTCCAAGCAAAGCCCGATGATCATTCGCGGCGGCATAGTCGGCGGCGCCTTCGCGTCGCCTGCGTCGGCCAAGGCCACTGCCGCCGCGCCGGCAGCGGTGGATACCAAGCCTGCGGATGAGACCAAGCCTGCAGGGACAGCGACCGCGGCTGCCGGTGAGGCGCAGCCCGAGTCAAAGCCAAAGCCTGAACCAGTTTCGCCGCAGCCGGAGCAGATCCCCACTGTCTCAAAGCCGATGTAAGGTCAGGGTCATCGGCATTCGGCTTGACGCCGATCCGCCACCCGGCGCACCATCAGGTTGATAGCGCCGCGTGTCGGCAAGGGGGTTTTTCATGAGCAAGACAAGATCATCTACCGTGGCCGGCCTGTTGCTGGCATCATTGCTGGGCACAGGTGTCGCCTGTGCCGACGACATGCTGGGGTCATATGTCGCGCGCATTTCCGACCGGGATCACCAGGCGAGCGACGGCTACGCGCTGGACAGTGCCGCGCAGATGGTGCGGCAGGATCGCGCCAACTGGCACAAATTCCACCGGCGCGACAGCGACGATGAGGGTGACGACTGGTTCGGGACCAATAGTGACCGGGCGGATTTGCAACGCATGCTGGAGCGCGGCGGCGCGATGAGCTCCTCGACACGACGCGCCATCGTCAATGGCGAGCCGCTGATCCAGGTCGATGTCTATTCGAACAGCGTGCGCGTCAGCATCTTGGAAAACTGACAAGTCAGCATCCGCTGAGACTGACCACAAACAGAAGGCGGCGCGCGAGCGCCGCCCTCTCCGTGACTGCGTCGATTGAGAAATCTCAGGCCGCTTCTTCCTTGTCCTCGTCGTCAGAGGACTCCTCGTCGGACTCTTCCTTTTCGTCTTCGTCTTCGTCTTCGCCTTCGGCCTTCACGCTGTCGTCATCATCTTCGTCTTCGTCCTCGTCATCATCCGAGAGGGCAGCAGCTTTGTCGTCCTTCTCATCCGTATGTTCGCTGTCTTCGTCGTCGCCATCCTCATCGCCGTCCGACAGGTCGGCGGCCTCGATTGCGGCAGCGGCGGCTTGATCGAGGATTGTCTCGGAAGCGGATTCAAGCGCCTCGGCGTTGCCTGAGGTTTCTTCTGTCACTTCGATTTCGTGAGCGGAATTCATGGAAGCCTCCGTGGGGGTTGGGGAACAAGTCCCCTTTTGCCACGGAGAGATCATCGTCATATGACTGTAAGCCGGCTCGAACGGCTTGCGGTCAGAATTTTTTCCGACGCCCTAACCGGCGATCTTCGAGAAATCCGCGACCCGATCGGTCGCCGCACGGATGCGGGCGAGCAGCGCCAGACGGTTGGCGCGCACGGACTGGTCCTCGTCATTTACGAGCACTTGCTCAAAGAATGAATCAACCGGTTCACGCAACACGCTAAGCGCCAGCATGGCGCCGGAAAAGTCTTCGTTTTGAATCGCTTCGCCGGCTTGGCTCTCAGCCTGATTCACCGCGGCAAACAGCGATTTCTCGGCATCTTCGCGAAACAGCGCCGGCTCAACGTTCTCGGCGATAGTCGTTTTCTTCTTCTCCTCGGCAGCCAGAATGTTGGCCGCGCGCTTGGTGCCGGCCAGCAGATTCTTGCCGTCCTCGGTGTCGAGGAACGAGCCCAGTGCTTCGACCCGGCGGACGATCTGCAGGAGGTCATCGGCCTGCGGCGTGATCACCGCGTCGATCAGATCGTGGCGCGCGCCCTGGTCGCGGAGGTAGACCTTCAGGCGATCGTGGAAGAAGGACAGGAGGTCGAGGCTCAAGCGCCACGCCATCTCAGGTGTCTCTTCCGCAAAGGCCTCTCTCCCCGACTGTCCTAAGAGGCGGTCATAAATTTCGGCTCTGTAAGTTGTTGTAGCGAGACCGGCTGATGCCAAGCGATCCGCGGCCTCAAGATATGGGCGCGACCCTTCACGCTGAAATTTCATATACGC containing:
- a CDS encoding phytanoyl-CoA dioxygenase family protein; this translates as MAAHQIDAETIADYQRDGAVCIRGAFKGWVDTIAAGIERNIQNRSATASDIANGRGSFFDDYCNWERIPEFARVVRESPAAELAAAVMQSRTAQFFHDHVLVKEPGTQKPTPWHQDIPYYFVDGKQTVSFWIPIDPVKEATLRVIAGSHKWDKMILPVRWLDDSNFYAGEGDYLPVPDPDNDPTMKVLEWEMEPGDAILFDFRTAHGARGNLTAARRRALSLRWVGDDARYVERPGRTSPPYPGHDMKPGQKLREDWFPVVFQS
- a CDS encoding LysR family transcriptional regulator, translating into MNLTLAQLRYLVAVARHGSVTAAARTLNVSQPSISVAIDNVEKTFGQKLFVRQRGSGISLTSFGRVAVAKAKQVLAEADELAGLGSRDAAVAGELVLGCFEDLAPYFAPALIRAFSERCPGVEIVVGDETLETLGRRLSDGAIDLGLTYDLGLPTHFARVLLHELRPHALLPAGHALADRPAVSLADMAAYPLITTDQPHSWQHMLDLFRSRGLSPVADSRTSSFELQRSMVANGFGVAVSYTRPHGDRSYDGLPLICKPLSDRLPMQRIILTHDTRQRLSNAALAFIDVAKDWFSAHDVFTA
- the ubiA gene encoding 4-hydroxybenzoate octaprenyltransferase, which encodes METVQSKAAQGRVADAPSGHWVYRVLPRRLWPYAQLARWDRPIGWQLLLWPCWWSAALAASAYPRPSDPLLSLLPAPWYLLLFLIGAIAMRGAGCTYNDLVDEDIDNQVERTRSRPLPAGKVTRRQAWVFLVIQALVGLVVLLQFNSFAIPLGICSLVIVAIYPFMKRFTNWPQFVLGLAFSWGALMGWAVEFGDLDGPAIMLYIGSILWVIGYDTIYAHQDKEDDAIVGVRSTARLFGDNTKAWLVGLYGGALICFAIAFASAQAPAPALAGLVAAGAHMARQIARLDIDDPDQCLRLFKSNNQVGWLIFLGLIGGALWVAVKPLV
- a CDS encoding DUF6101 family protein — translated: MNTGLKPVWAGRNMRLDPFRLPQVVTYATRDDYGDVTFTIDQRGAVIRRTLEMSGVPAIIALPANAFRGVAARAMEDPDGNVTVTLELLHNDPMLSVPLLVADDLDDVAADWRAWADAYRLQMLLIEADGIARTLEESLGAAIKALPAKDRRKGRASTTRRPRFLARRRAGDLGLRLVVDGHEIISRE
- a CDS encoding FAD-binding oxidoreductase translates to MTDISRDLAPALVDRFAAIVGNKYALRDQQDIAPYLTERRGLWHGRTPLVLRPGSVDEVSRIMRLATETGTPIVPQSGNTGLVGAQVPDTSGREIVLSLSRLNRIREIDVLSNTVTVEAGVILQTLQEAADAADRLFPLSLAAQGSCQIGGNLSSNAGGTGVLAYGNARELCLGVEVVLPTGEVFDDLRKLKKDNTGYDLKNLFVGAEGTLGIITAAVLKLFPKPKGREVAFAGLSSPEAALSLFSLAMDRAGAALTAFELIGRRPYDFTLLHAQGVTRPLAEDWPWYVLMQVSSGRSAEDANGLIEDVLSAGLEQGIVGDAVIAASLSQGDAFWNFREVLPEAQKPEGASIKHDISVPVASIPQFIEKAADAVASVSPGARVVCFGHMGDGNLHYNISRPVDGDDEAFLGLYHAMNKAVHDVVRSLQGSISAEHGIGQLKRDELIATAPPMAIDLMRRVKAAFDPAGIMNPGKVI
- a CDS encoding L-threonylcarbamoyladenylate synthase; translated protein: MAEIVAVGEAMERALALLEGGDVVAIPTETVYGLAGDATNGVGVARIFEAKGRPHFNPLIAHVADLAMAERIALFDPLSKRLAQAFWPGPLTLVLPQRPGSGIHPLVTAGLDTIALRMPRGFGGDLIARLGRPLAAPSANSSGKISATTAEAVAADLGARIRLVVDGGATPVGLESTIVKVEGETVRLLRPGGIAAEEIEAAVGMKLLRGAAAGIEAPGMLASHYAPGAAVRLNAGRIAKGEALLAFGGRRAEGWQGAAVLRNLSQTGDLREAAANLFAHLQDLDRSGVTTIAVEPIPFDGLGEAINDRLSRAAAPRDKIASET